The following coding sequences lie in one Candidatus Nitrospira allomarina genomic window:
- a CDS encoding Rqc2 family fibronectin-binding protein produces the protein MALSLSECESIVRELRKGLVGGFIQKIHQPRDLTLTLDIRSQGQTSHLLVCADARFARLHLTSQKFENPPTPLPFCAFLRSYVEGGRIAEISQEAGDRIVFITIAKAQQMSVLVIALTGNQANVHVLNEKKLVLRSLRDSRVKAGERYTPPTMRPGPSSEALPSSAMDGRIFQDEIVIQQEGKIREPLSKAATQGTGTFGEMFPLSAVLEARYRQREQEEGRETILEQQLAQVRKALKHAKRKIQALQEDFKKTERFREYARYGELLKSHLHEIKKGQEAITIVDYYDPALPTLTLPLDPAKDAVWNMEDYFRKYHKYIGAQEHLQPRVEEAQKEVARLERKLSQLEQGIVDPEVLPETKKKPASSIPQGTGVSKGRPAPAQGYRTYISADGLPILVGKTAKDNDHLTLKVANPDDLWLHARGTPGSHVVVRLEKGAMVPPETLKDAATLTLWFSDLRKCGKGEVIYTLRKFVRKGKGFKPGSVTVEREKSLWIELKEDRLNRLKGATN, from the coding sequence ATGGCTCTTTCCCTTTCTGAATGTGAGTCCATTGTCAGGGAATTACGCAAGGGTTTGGTCGGTGGGTTTATTCAGAAAATCCACCAACCCCGGGACTTGACCTTAACCCTCGATATTCGCTCCCAGGGACAGACAAGCCACTTACTTGTGTGCGCGGATGCCCGGTTTGCCCGCCTGCATCTGACCTCTCAGAAGTTTGAGAATCCTCCGACTCCCCTGCCCTTTTGTGCCTTTCTGCGTTCTTATGTGGAGGGTGGACGCATTGCGGAGATCAGCCAAGAGGCAGGAGACCGTATTGTGTTTATCACAATAGCCAAAGCCCAACAGATGTCTGTTTTGGTGATTGCCTTGACCGGCAATCAGGCGAATGTGCATGTCCTAAATGAGAAAAAACTGGTCTTGAGATCCTTACGGGATTCCCGCGTGAAGGCGGGAGAGCGCTATACACCTCCCACGATGCGACCGGGGCCCTCCTCGGAGGCTCTCCCTTCCTCCGCCATGGATGGTCGCATCTTTCAAGACGAGATCGTTATCCAGCAGGAAGGAAAAATTCGTGAACCGCTTTCTAAAGCTGCCACTCAGGGAACAGGTACCTTTGGCGAAATGTTTCCGTTATCGGCGGTACTGGAAGCCCGATATAGGCAGCGAGAACAGGAGGAAGGCCGGGAAACCATCCTTGAGCAGCAACTGGCGCAGGTTCGAAAAGCACTGAAACATGCCAAAAGAAAAATTCAGGCGTTACAAGAAGATTTCAAAAAGACCGAGCGGTTTCGGGAGTATGCCCGGTATGGAGAACTGTTGAAAAGTCATCTCCATGAGATCAAAAAGGGACAAGAGGCCATCACGATTGTTGATTATTATGATCCGGCCCTGCCGACCCTGACGCTCCCGCTTGACCCGGCTAAGGATGCGGTGTGGAACATGGAAGATTACTTTCGGAAATATCATAAATATATCGGGGCCCAGGAACATCTCCAACCCCGCGTAGAGGAGGCCCAAAAAGAGGTGGCCCGATTGGAGAGGAAGTTGTCTCAGCTAGAACAAGGGATTGTGGATCCTGAGGTCTTACCAGAAACGAAGAAAAAACCAGCTTCCTCGATTCCCCAGGGGACGGGGGTATCCAAAGGCCGACCGGCTCCAGCCCAGGGCTACCGGACGTATATCTCTGCCGATGGGCTTCCTATTTTAGTCGGAAAAACGGCGAAGGATAATGATCATCTGACATTGAAGGTCGCCAATCCGGATGATCTCTGGCTTCACGCTCGAGGGACACCCGGTTCGCACGTGGTTGTCCGCTTGGAGAAGGGCGCCATGGTGCCTCCGGAGACATTAAAGGATGCGGCGACGCTGACCCTGTGGTTTAGTGACTTGCGAAAATGCGGCAAAGGGGAAGTGATTTATACGTTGCGGAAATTCGTCAGGAAAGGCAAAGGCTTCAAACCCGGTTCCGTCACGGTGGAGAGAGAGAAATCACTCTGGATTGAATTAAAAGAAGATCGATTGAATCGGTTGAAAGGCGCCACCAACTAG
- a CDS encoding class I SAM-dependent methyltransferase gives MISPEYDSPQPVSMAQLADPHLLYQKSVQSPEVDIPFLTEYFESYTNTPLRQFREDFCGTAFLSSHFVTRHPDNHALGIDLDWPTLNWGIKHNVSHLTPEQQQRLTLVNDNVLNVQHPLSQLTVAMNFSYMVFRDRPTLLQYFRNARRSIQPGGLFILDIWGGSETQVEQEEHRDIDNPADDGIGDFIFVWDQDVFEPSTYFCTTRIHFLFRDGSELRNAFVYDWRLWTIPEVTELLKEAGFEDVHFLWEGLNAEANEGTGTYHRVEKGDSDPSWIAYLVGKNPE, from the coding sequence ATGATTTCTCCCGAATATGACTCACCCCAACCAGTTTCCATGGCTCAATTAGCCGACCCCCATCTTCTGTACCAAAAGAGCGTGCAAAGCCCTGAAGTGGATATACCGTTCCTCACCGAATATTTCGAGAGCTATACCAACACTCCCCTTCGCCAGTTTCGTGAGGATTTCTGCGGAACCGCCTTTTTATCCTCCCATTTCGTGACCCGGCATCCCGACAATCATGCCCTGGGCATTGACCTGGATTGGCCCACGCTGAATTGGGGTATCAAACACAACGTTTCTCATCTGACTCCCGAGCAACAGCAGCGGCTCACCCTCGTGAATGACAATGTCTTAAACGTCCAACACCCTCTCTCGCAACTCACCGTTGCCATGAATTTTAGTTATATGGTGTTTCGTGATCGCCCGACCCTTTTACAATACTTCAGGAATGCCAGACGGTCGATCCAGCCCGGCGGGTTGTTTATACTGGATATCTGGGGGGGGAGCGAAACGCAGGTGGAACAAGAGGAGCATCGAGACATCGACAATCCTGCTGACGACGGCATTGGCGATTTCATCTTCGTTTGGGATCAGGATGTCTTTGAACCCTCCACGTATTTCTGTACCACCCGGATTCATTTTCTCTTCCGCGATGGCAGTGAGCTTCGGAATGCCTTTGTCTATGATTGGCGCTTGTGGACGATTCCCGAAGTCACGGAACTCCTTAAAGAAGCCGGCTTTGAAGACGTGCACTTTCTCTGGGAAGGCCTCAATGCAGAAGCGAATGAAGGGACCGGCACGTATCATCGCGTCGAGAAAGGGGATTCCGACCCCTCATGGATTGCCTATTTAGTCGGAAAGAATCCAGAATAA
- a CDS encoding sulfite exporter TauE/SafE family protein: MDGTSLAIIASGVLVGMGASFTGLGGGFLMVPLLLFLGFTAQKAVGTSFVGILVIAVSALIAHGRMANVDYKYGLLLGLGGIIGAQIGARLVEGLPTDLFKKIFAVMLMGLAIYLFVKK, encoded by the coding sequence ATGGATGGGACATCGTTAGCTATTATTGCGAGCGGAGTATTGGTGGGTATGGGTGCCTCCTTCACCGGGCTCGGTGGCGGGTTCTTGATGGTCCCCCTGCTCTTATTTCTCGGTTTCACGGCACAAAAAGCCGTCGGCACCTCATTCGTGGGGATCCTGGTGATTGCGGTCTCGGCCTTGATCGCCCACGGGAGGATGGCCAACGTGGATTACAAATATGGCCTCCTGCTCGGTCTAGGCGGAATCATCGGCGCACAAATCGGTGCGCGCCTTGTTGAAGGTCTACCCACTGACCTGTTCAAGAAAATTTTTGCGGTCATGCTCATGGGTTTGGCCATTTATCTCTTTGTGAAGAAATAG
- a CDS encoding cation:proton antiporter domain-containing protein, with protein sequence MIEPFFLQSLFLLGTAVVVVVVFHRLHIPSPLAYLLVGVLLGSYTPGPVIEAQPVRALAEFGIVFLLFTIGLNFSMPQIHALRHQLLGLGTGQVLLTTIAVGFLAWLVDLPIAAAFVVGAVFAQSSTTIISKQLIEQGEEHSRHGRLGIAMSVFQDVTAVPFVVVIPVLAMANTQVVVLAGSLGMAFAKAALAFGLVFLAGRWVMRPLFYLVAELRSTEVFTLTVLFVSLVSAWTTSSLGLSMAFGAFLAGMMLGETEFRHQVESTIRPFRDVLLGLFFIGIGMLVDPSSIPGIWHWALVGATVLLLIKAALVALMVRLSGMDTLTAWRTGWLLAVGGEFGFALLSIALDVGVVQAQIGQIVLTSVLFSMIVAPFLIRYNQVLARWCAPRPAREGKDAVPQISIDTLGPLRDHVIICGYGRIGQSVAHLLEEEKIPYVALDLDPSRVKDANIAGEGVFYGDASERTILEGVGVGTARLVVIAHADVASAHKTLHHLRTLRPDLPIMVRTRDETHVEELRAAGATEVVPETLEAGLMIAAHALVLLNVPISRVARRMREQRNGRYHLLREFFLGDSLLADTREEHNVDRLRPVVLPPDSSFVGHSLHELNLKGVAIAALVRQGQRQLMPSGEARLEAWDVVVLFGSPDDLQRAERALLE encoded by the coding sequence ATGATTGAGCCGTTTTTTCTCCAGTCTCTTTTTTTACTCGGCACGGCCGTGGTCGTTGTGGTTGTATTCCACAGACTCCATATCCCTTCGCCACTTGCCTATCTCCTCGTTGGCGTGTTGCTTGGTTCATACACCCCGGGGCCGGTCATCGAGGCACAACCGGTTCGTGCCTTGGCAGAATTCGGGATTGTCTTCTTATTGTTTACGATCGGTCTGAATTTTTCGATGCCGCAAATCCATGCCTTGCGCCATCAGTTACTGGGTCTGGGAACGGGGCAGGTCCTGCTCACGACGATTGCGGTGGGTTTCCTGGCTTGGCTCGTGGACTTACCCATTGCCGCCGCCTTTGTCGTGGGAGCGGTTTTTGCGCAGTCTTCCACGACGATTATCAGCAAGCAACTCATCGAACAAGGCGAGGAGCATAGCCGGCACGGACGATTGGGGATCGCCATGTCCGTTTTTCAGGATGTGACAGCCGTCCCTTTCGTGGTCGTCATCCCTGTGCTCGCTATGGCTAATACCCAAGTTGTGGTCCTGGCCGGTTCACTCGGGATGGCGTTTGCAAAGGCAGCCCTTGCGTTCGGACTGGTCTTTCTGGCCGGACGGTGGGTAATGCGTCCCTTATTTTATCTGGTTGCAGAGCTACGCTCTACGGAAGTGTTCACGCTGACAGTTCTGTTTGTTTCATTGGTTTCGGCATGGACCACGAGTAGTCTTGGCCTGTCTATGGCTTTCGGTGCCTTTTTGGCAGGGATGATGCTGGGTGAGACCGAATTCCGACATCAGGTGGAATCAACAATTCGCCCCTTCCGCGATGTGTTGCTGGGTCTGTTCTTTATCGGGATCGGCATGCTGGTCGATCCGTCGTCAATCCCGGGCATTTGGCATTGGGCATTAGTGGGAGCCACAGTCTTATTGCTCATCAAGGCTGCCCTGGTGGCGCTGATGGTACGATTATCGGGTATGGACACCTTGACTGCCTGGCGGACTGGATGGCTGTTGGCGGTAGGAGGGGAGTTCGGGTTCGCTCTGCTCTCAATTGCACTGGATGTGGGTGTAGTTCAAGCACAAATCGGTCAGATTGTGCTGACCTCTGTATTATTTTCAATGATTGTTGCCCCCTTTCTTATTCGGTATAACCAGGTGCTTGCCCGCTGGTGCGCACCGCGTCCGGCCCGGGAGGGGAAGGACGCGGTGCCCCAAATCAGTATCGATACCCTCGGGCCTCTTCGTGACCATGTCATTATTTGCGGGTACGGGCGCATCGGTCAGAGTGTGGCCCACTTACTGGAAGAAGAAAAAATTCCTTATGTGGCATTGGATCTGGATCCGTCCAGAGTAAAGGACGCGAATATCGCCGGCGAGGGGGTCTTTTACGGCGATGCTTCGGAACGCACCATTCTTGAAGGGGTTGGTGTTGGCACCGCCCGGCTCGTCGTGATCGCCCACGCAGATGTGGCCTCGGCTCATAAAACGCTCCATCATCTTCGCACCTTACGTCCGGATCTTCCGATCATGGTCCGCACACGCGACGAAACCCATGTCGAGGAATTGCGTGCAGCTGGTGCGACGGAGGTGGTGCCGGAGACACTGGAAGCAGGTCTCATGATCGCCGCACATGCCTTGGTGTTGCTGAATGTGCCTATCTCCCGTGTGGCGCGCCGTATGCGGGAACAGCGCAATGGCCGGTATCATTTATTACGTGAGTTTTTTCTGGGCGATAGCCTTCTGGCTGACACACGGGAAGAACACAATGTCGACCGCCTTCGCCCCGTGGTTCTGCCGCCGGACAGTTCTTTTGTGGGACATTCATTACATGAACTGAATCTTAAAGGCGTTGCGATCGCCGCTTTGGTGCGGCAAGGGCAACGGCAGCTTATGCCGTCAGGTGAGGCCAGGCTGGAGGCATGGGATGTCGTGGTGTTATTCGGCTCACCTGATGATCTCCAGCGGGCCGAGCGTGCCCTGCTGGAATGA
- a CDS encoding two-partner secretion domain-containing protein → MLRFPFNIFQRKLRRILVAFLFVGIFVIVDGRPAPAQTPPITSSGLNTQISAPRHLPGGAVQHDITGGTRPGGGGNLFHSFGEFGVPTDNIANFLNDSGLPTSNILSRVTGGNPSNIFGNIQTQGFGNANLFLMNPAGIVFGPNAALNVGGATHFTTADYVRLADGAQFTALPGAQDSLLSIAPIAAFGFLGPNPAGISVEGTTLSVSEGQTLSLVGGDITIGRSSLTAPGGQIALAGVGSPGEILANTLEQTSNIHGHTMESGGTIRISDRSGMDAGGEHGGTVLIRGGRLVLDHESQIRANTLGAQDGGHVDIEVSENVLVAGTGVQTDTPSGIFARTEGTGKGGTITISAHNVKLTDGGHLSVSTRGEGDAGTIMVTAPDGKIILSGSDMRLTDFSPEEEAVSGLFANTAGTGRAGTITVQTGNLTISEGARISAGTFGRGSGDAGKIFITATGDVLLSGTHANGIASSGLFAGASELTLPGNGLLGSGGTINMTGQTVRILDGAKIHVASIGQEQPDMHRLDNAPSAGTVNIKATTLDLTGAEIDGTVIDIIPSEITASATGPASAGHILLEADNITIKDGGVVTAETESTTRIEKAGGIRIQAKENLVISGTAVRTEFPPNLLPQNTLNPRSVVPSALRAQTKGVNRGGDIQISAENLFVAGGGLISNAALNGAGAGGNIHLDVGDTIRLSGAYEKVDKNRTIFRSEISSGTEGPGRGGDITITAQKC, encoded by the coding sequence GTGCTTCGCTTTCCTTTCAATATCTTCCAAAGAAAATTGCGAAGGATACTCGTTGCCTTTTTATTCGTTGGGATCTTCGTGATTGTGGATGGCAGGCCGGCTCCGGCTCAAACACCACCCATTACTTCATCCGGACTCAATACTCAGATCAGTGCGCCGAGGCATCTTCCCGGCGGAGCGGTTCAACATGATATTACCGGTGGAACAAGACCGGGTGGCGGAGGCAATCTCTTCCATAGCTTTGGGGAGTTTGGTGTTCCCACGGACAATATTGCCAACTTCCTGAACGATTCGGGGCTTCCGACTTCAAACATCCTTAGTCGCGTCACCGGCGGCAATCCATCCAATATTTTTGGAAATATTCAAACCCAAGGCTTCGGCAATGCCAATCTCTTTTTGATGAATCCCGCTGGAATAGTCTTTGGCCCCAATGCTGCCTTGAACGTGGGCGGGGCCACCCATTTTACGACCGCGGATTATGTGCGACTTGCAGATGGGGCACAGTTTACCGCCCTACCCGGTGCTCAGGATTCTCTTCTCAGCATTGCTCCGATTGCGGCCTTTGGATTTCTCGGTCCGAATCCAGCCGGTATTTCGGTTGAGGGCACCACGTTGTCGGTATCGGAAGGCCAAACGCTTTCGCTCGTAGGCGGCGACATCACCATTGGCCGTAGCAGTCTCACTGCACCCGGAGGGCAGATTGCCCTGGCTGGTGTCGGCTCGCCTGGAGAAATTCTGGCGAACACTTTGGAACAGACCTCCAATATTCATGGGCACACCATGGAGTCGGGTGGCACCATCCGGATCTCGGACCGGTCCGGCATGGATGCCGGCGGAGAACATGGTGGCACGGTGTTGATTCGGGGTGGTCGATTGGTCCTCGATCATGAATCCCAAATCCGTGCCAATACGCTGGGAGCGCAGGACGGTGGCCATGTCGATATTGAGGTAAGCGAGAATGTCCTGGTAGCGGGTACAGGCGTGCAAACGGACACTCCGAGCGGAATATTTGCCAGGACAGAAGGGACCGGGAAGGGGGGAACGATTACGATCAGTGCACATAATGTAAAGTTGACCGATGGCGGACACCTGTCAGTGAGCACCCGAGGGGAAGGTGATGCGGGAACCATTATGGTCACTGCCCCTGATGGCAAGATCATCCTATCCGGGAGTGATATGCGCTTGACTGATTTTTCGCCTGAGGAAGAAGCCGTTAGCGGCTTGTTTGCCAACACGGCGGGAACAGGTCGGGCGGGTACCATCACGGTGCAGACCGGGAATCTCACCATAAGTGAAGGGGCTCGCATTTCGGCCGGCACCTTTGGACGAGGCAGCGGCGATGCCGGAAAAATCTTTATTACCGCTACAGGAGACGTTCTTCTTTCAGGCACACATGCCAATGGCATCGCCTCATCGGGTCTCTTTGCTGGTGCCAGTGAATTGACTCTTCCCGGGAATGGACTTCTTGGTTCCGGCGGAACGATCAACATGACCGGTCAAACTGTCCGGATCCTGGATGGGGCAAAAATACATGTCGCCTCAATAGGACAGGAGCAACCGGACATGCACAGGCTCGATAATGCTCCATCTGCCGGGACCGTGAACATTAAGGCCACCACGCTGGACCTTACTGGAGCCGAAATAGACGGAACGGTCATCGACATTATTCCAAGTGAGATAACCGCCAGCGCGACTGGCCCGGCCTCGGCAGGACACATCCTGTTGGAAGCAGACAATATCACGATTAAAGATGGAGGGGTCGTCACGGCGGAAACGGAATCCACAACCAGAATAGAAAAAGCCGGGGGTATCCGGATACAGGCAAAAGAAAATCTTGTCATCTCGGGAACCGCGGTTCGAACGGAGTTTCCACCGAATCTTCTTCCACAAAACACACTTAACCCCCGATCCGTCGTTCCGAGTGCACTACGTGCTCAGACAAAGGGGGTGAATCGCGGAGGCGATATTCAGATCAGTGCGGAAAACCTATTTGTTGCCGGCGGAGGCCTCATTTCCAATGCGGCTCTAAATGGAGCGGGAGCTGGTGGAAACATACACCTTGACGTGGGAGATACGATTCGATTGTCAGGTGCGTACGAAAAAGTGGACAAGAACAGGACAATTTTTAGAAGTGAGATTTCCAGTGGCACAGAGGGTCCCGGTCGTGGTGGTGACATTACCATCACGGCCCAAAAATGTTGA
- a CDS encoding cupredoxin domain-containing protein has protein sequence MNEPIRMEHFPPYYYPHEAFVWAGVPIQWINATASPHTVQHDDCGTEKPCLFDSGKVAPGKTYTLPGLPPGRYSYHCQIHPIMGGTLIVEDPKGRAAPPQ, from the coding sequence GTGAATGAACCGATCCGGATGGAACATTTCCCTCCCTATTATTATCCGCATGAAGCATTTGTCTGGGCCGGTGTTCCCATTCAATGGATTAATGCGACCGCGTCTCCTCATACTGTCCAGCATGATGATTGTGGAACAGAGAAACCGTGTCTGTTCGATTCCGGGAAGGTCGCACCCGGAAAGACGTACACCCTTCCAGGGCTGCCCCCTGGACGCTATTCATACCACTGTCAAATTCATCCGATTATGGGCGGAACGTTAATCGTAGAGGATCCGAAAGGCAGAGCTGCTCCTCCGCAATAG
- a CDS encoding alpha-amylase family glycosyl hydrolase, whose amino-acid sequence MTYLLRYFLDVAAYWTNQGIDGWRLDAVADVRGHQFWKALWQKVKNINPSSYLVAEIWGPGRSWVRDGQFDGGTNYVLRQIVLDYFIHGSISIRQFVSRVSKLLRMYPWEKTLKMTNVIGSHATERLYTLARGNDLRLKLAMLFQFVFPGIPAVYYGDEIGMRGGKDPDNRRGMEWNQRNWNHELRNFTKQLIAIRKSLPMLREGDWTVVQILSDHQCCVFVRKTQRTFVFILIHNNDDHPMGGEDLSMA is encoded by the coding sequence ATGACATACCTTCTCCGGTACTTTCTGGACGTCGCAGCCTATTGGACGAATCAGGGTATAGACGGATGGCGGTTGGATGCCGTGGCTGATGTCCGGGGCCATCAGTTTTGGAAGGCGCTCTGGCAGAAGGTGAAGAACATAAACCCGTCGTCGTATTTGGTGGCAGAAATCTGGGGCCCTGGTCGTTCTTGGGTTCGGGATGGACAATTTGACGGAGGAACGAACTACGTACTCCGTCAGATCGTCTTGGACTACTTTATTCACGGTTCCATTTCAATCAGGCAATTCGTGTCACGGGTGAGCAAACTTCTTCGGATGTATCCATGGGAAAAGACCTTAAAGATGACGAACGTGATAGGGTCCCATGCCACTGAACGCCTGTATACTTTAGCCCGGGGAAATGATTTACGACTGAAGTTGGCCATGCTGTTTCAGTTTGTTTTTCCAGGGATACCGGCAGTGTATTATGGGGATGAAATCGGGATGAGGGGAGGGAAGGACCCCGATAATCGTCGGGGCATGGAATGGAATCAACGCAACTGGAATCATGAATTGCGGAATTTCACCAAGCAGCTTATTGCCATCCGGAAATCTCTTCCCATGTTACGCGAAGGGGATTGGACCGTAGTTCAGATACTTTCTGACCACCAGTGTTGTGTCTTTGTGAGAAAGACGCAAAGAACCTTTGTCTTTATTCTTATTCATAATAATGATGATCACCCCATGGGTGGGGAAGACCTCTCGATGGCTTGA
- the zwf gene encoding glucose-6-phosphate dehydrogenase translates to MKTSHSVFDHADELKESALFQQPSNGQTRPPTLFIIFGAQGDLTKRKLIPALYNLASSHHLPQEFAILGIDGIPMHTDDFREKIRQDIEELCPRPIDVTIKEWLLDRLHYLAGDFRDSQTYERLQSLLTQLNTTHGTQGNYLYYMATAPTFFAEIVAQLGAKGLVEHRKDFSRRIVIEKPFGHDLPSARSLNQALRQVLDESQIYRIDHYLGKETVQNILIFRFANGIFEPIWNRQYIDHVQITVAETLGVEHRGAYYEKAGALRDMVSNHLLQILAFVAMEPPNTFDPEAVRNEKAKVLRAIQPMNPVEVLQSTVAGQYEAGSINGHSVLPYRMEKDVHPASLTETFAAMTLGIESWRWEGVPFYLRTGKRLHTRVTEVVIQFKSAPLMLFRKTPVDKLTPNVLVIRIQPDEGISLSFGAKIPGPKVKVGTVDMDFQYAEYFGDAPSTGYETLLHDVMAGDATLFQRSDSVEVGWSIVDPIVKVWESLGSHAIRPYSSGSWGPPEADALLARDGRMWRNH, encoded by the coding sequence GTGAAAACGTCCCATTCTGTGTTCGACCACGCCGATGAACTAAAAGAAAGTGCCCTCTTCCAACAGCCCAGTAATGGGCAAACGCGACCGCCGACGTTATTTATCATATTTGGGGCCCAGGGAGATCTCACGAAGAGAAAATTGATTCCCGCCTTATATAACCTGGCCTCAAGTCATCATCTCCCTCAAGAATTTGCCATCCTTGGGATAGATGGAATTCCCATGCATACGGATGACTTTCGGGAGAAGATCCGTCAGGACATCGAGGAATTATGTCCCCGTCCCATCGATGTCACCATCAAAGAATGGCTCCTTGATCGCCTGCATTATCTGGCAGGAGATTTCAGGGATTCTCAAACCTACGAACGCCTTCAGTCTCTGCTGACACAGCTAAATACCACACATGGGACTCAGGGGAATTACCTCTATTACATGGCCACGGCTCCAACATTTTTTGCGGAAATCGTTGCGCAACTTGGCGCCAAAGGATTAGTCGAACATCGAAAAGATTTTTCCCGTCGTATCGTCATTGAGAAACCCTTCGGTCATGATTTGCCATCGGCTCGATCACTCAATCAAGCCCTGAGACAGGTGCTCGATGAAAGTCAGATTTACCGGATCGATCATTACCTTGGCAAAGAAACCGTTCAAAATATTTTAATATTTCGCTTTGCGAACGGCATTTTTGAACCAATCTGGAACCGTCAATATATTGATCATGTCCAAATCACCGTTGCGGAAACCTTAGGGGTTGAGCATCGCGGGGCCTATTATGAAAAAGCCGGGGCGCTCCGAGACATGGTTTCCAATCACCTTCTGCAGATCTTGGCTTTCGTGGCGATGGAGCCACCGAATACGTTTGATCCCGAAGCGGTCAGGAACGAGAAAGCCAAGGTGCTCCGTGCCATCCAGCCAATGAACCCCGTCGAGGTCTTACAATCAACGGTTGCCGGACAATATGAGGCCGGATCGATTAATGGTCACAGTGTCCTTCCTTATCGAATGGAAAAGGATGTCCATCCAGCCTCCCTGACTGAAACCTTTGCCGCCATGACCTTAGGTATTGAAAGTTGGCGCTGGGAAGGCGTGCCCTTTTATCTTCGGACCGGCAAACGGTTACACACCCGAGTGACCGAAGTGGTCATTCAGTTTAAATCAGCCCCGCTGATGTTATTTCGTAAGACTCCAGTCGACAAGCTCACACCGAATGTGCTGGTCATTCGCATTCAACCGGATGAAGGCATTTCCCTAAGCTTTGGAGCCAAAATTCCAGGACCCAAGGTCAAGGTCGGGACGGTGGATATGGATTTCCAATATGCGGAATATTTCGGTGATGCCCCGAGCACGGGGTATGAGACGCTCCTGCACGACGTGATGGCTGGGGACGCAACACTTTTTCAGCGAAGTGATAGCGTCGAGGTGGGCTGGAGTATCGTCGATCCCATTGTCAAAGTGTGGGAGAGCCTAGGCTCGCATGCCATTCGTCCCTATAGCTCAGGGAGCTGGGGTCCCCCGGAAGCCGATGCCTTGCTGGCCAGGGACGGCCGAATGTGGAGAAATCATTGA
- a CDS encoding metallophosphoesterase family protein, whose product MIGIISDTHGLVRPQVIAALTGAKLIIHAGDIGSPEVLKTLEAIAPVVAVRGNNDQDPWAARIPLTNVVEHQSYVLYVVHELDHLDLDPVAAKLSAVIFGHSHRASAEKRRGVLYLNPGSAGPRRFTLPISVARLHLTDSGLTPEIIKIAK is encoded by the coding sequence ATGATCGGGATCATTTCTGATACGCATGGGCTGGTGCGCCCTCAAGTAATTGCGGCTTTGACCGGTGCGAAATTGATTATCCACGCCGGAGACATCGGAAGCCCTGAGGTCCTGAAGACACTGGAGGCGATTGCTCCGGTGGTCGCCGTTCGAGGGAATAATGATCAGGACCCTTGGGCTGCGCGGATTCCCCTAACGAATGTCGTCGAACATCAGTCGTATGTTTTGTATGTTGTGCATGAACTGGATCATTTGGATTTAGATCCGGTTGCCGCGAAATTGTCTGCGGTCATTTTTGGGCATTCCCATCGTGCCTCTGCCGAGAAACGCAGGGGAGTGCTCTATCTCAATCCGGGCAGTGCCGGCCCTCGTCGATTTACTCTCCCAATTTCCGTGGCCCGTCTTCATTTGACGGATTCCGGCCTTACTCCTGAAATCATCAAGATTGCCAAATAA